One genomic region from Equus asinus isolate D_3611 breed Donkey chromosome 10, EquAss-T2T_v2, whole genome shotgun sequence encodes:
- the FOXE1 gene encoding forkhead box protein E1, whose amino-acid sequence MTAESGPPPPPQPEALAAVKEERGEAGAGVPAEAAGRGAGGRRRKRPLQRGKPPYSYIALIAMAIAHAPERRLTLGGIYKFITERFPFYRDNPKKWQNSIRHNLTLNDCFLKIPREAGRPGKGNYWALDPNAEDMFESGSFLRRRKRFKRSDLSTYPAYMHDAAAAAAAAAAAAAIFPGAMPAARPPYPGAVYAGYAPPSLAAPPPVYYPAASPGPCRVFGLVPERPLSPELGPAPSGPAGSCAFASAGAPASTTGYQPAGCAGARPANASAYAAAYAGPDGAYPQGAGSALFAAAGRLGGPASPPAGGSSGGVETAVDFYGRTSPGQFGALGPCYNPGGQLGGGSGGAYHARHAAAYPGAVDRFVSAM is encoded by the coding sequence ATGACGGCCGAGagcgggccgccgccgccgccgcagccggAGGCGCTGGCGGCCGTGAAGGAGGAGCGCGGCGAGGCGGGGGCCGGGGTCCCGGCGGAGGCggcggggcgcggcgcgggcgggcggcggcgcaagCGCCCCCTGCAGCGCGGGAAGCCGCCCTACAGCTACATTGCGCTCATCGCCATGGCCATCGCGCACGCGCCCGAGCGCCGCCTCACGCTGGGCGGCATCTACAAGTTCATCACCGAGCGCTTCCCCTTCTACCGTGACAACCCCAAAAAGTGGCAGAACAGCATCCGCCACAACCTCACGCTCAACGACTGCTTCCTCAAGATCCCGCGCGAGGCCGGCCGCCCGGGCAAGGGCAACTACTGGGCGCTCGACCCCAACGCCGAGGACATGTTCGAGAGCGGCAGCTTCCTGCGCCGCCGCAAGCGCTTCAAGCGCTCGGACCTCTCCACTTACCCGGCCTACATGCACGacgcggcggccgccgccgctgcagccgccgccgccgccgccatcttcCCGGGCGCGATGCCCGCTGCGCGCCCGCCTTACCCCGGCGCCGTCTATGCAGGCTACGCCCCGCCGTCGCTCGCCGCGCCGCCCCCGGTCTACTACCCCGCTGCGTCGCCAGGCCCGTGCCGCGTCTTCGGCCTGGTGCCTGAGCGACCGCTCAGCCCGGAGCTGGGCCCCGCGCCGTCGGGGCCCGCGGGTTCCTGCGCCTTTGCCTCGGCCGGCGCCCCCGCCTCTACCACCGGCTACCAGCCCGCCGGCTGCGCGGGGGCCCGACCCGCCAACGCCTCTGCCTATGCGGCCGCCTACGCGGGCCCCGACGGCGCGTACCCGCAAGGGGCCGGCAGCGCGCTCTTCGCGGCAGCTGGCCGGTTGGGGGGGCCTGCCTCGCCCCCCGCGGGTGGCAGCAGTGGCGGCGTCGAGACCGCAGTGGACTTCTATGGGCGCACATCGCCCGGCCAGTTTGGAGCACTGGGGCCCTGCTACAATCCTGGTGGGCAGCTCGGAGGCGGTAGCGGAGGCGCCTACCATGCTCGCCATGCGGCCGCCTATCCCGGCGCGGTGGATCGGTTCGTGTCCGCCATGTGA